One stretch of Chroicocephalus ridibundus unplaced genomic scaffold, bChrRid1.1 SCAFFOLD_92, whole genome shotgun sequence DNA includes these proteins:
- the LOC134509570 gene encoding olfactory receptor 14C36-like, whose product MRGSSSRNGHLIAIKAAPRKDPQSLNCRGTPRTLPFIPRGLEKRDKSNTAEEHFRRALMGMMATAKEMVVLPVGWGSSGRDAFTETRELQLLHFWLFLAIYLAALLGNILITTAVACDHRLHTPMYFFLLKLSVLDIGSISTTVPQSMANSLWNTKAISYSGCAAQVFFLFFFGAEYSLLTVMAYDRYVAICRPLHYGTLLGSRACVHMAAAAWGSGLLHALLHTASTFSLPLCQGNAINQFFCEISQILKLSSSDDYLRESGLLVFSLAFAFGCFVFIVLSYVQIFRAVLRIPSEQGRHKAFSMCLPHLAVVSLFISSCMIAYLKPPSVSSPALDLVVAVLYSVVPAAVNPLIYSMRNQELKDALSKLIQWVHLQQQ is encoded by the exons ATGAGGGGGAGCAG CTCCAGGAATGGACACCTCATTGCCATAAAGGCAGCTCCACGGAAGGACCCTCAGAGCCTGAACTGCAGGGGaaccccccgcaccctgccctTTATCCCCAGGGGTCTTGAAAAGAGGGACAAGAGCAACA ctgctgaggagcacTTCAGAAGAGCCCTGATGGGAATGATGGCAACTGCCAAGGAGATGGTGGTGCTGCCTGTAGGCTGGGGGAGCAGTGGCAG aGACGCGTTCACAGagacgcgggagctgcagctcttgcacttctggctcttcctggccatttacctggctgccctcctgggcaacatCCTCATCACCACAGCTGTAGCCTgcgaccaccgcctccacactcccatgtacttcttcctcctcaagcTCTCTGTTCTTGATATTGGCTCTATCTCCACCACAGTCCCTCAatccatggccaactccctctggaaCACCAAGGCAATCTCCTACtcaggatgtgctgcccaggtcttctttctattcttttttgGTGCAGAGTATTCccttctcaccgtcatggcctatgaccgctacgttgccatctgcagacccctgcactacgggaccctcctgggcagcagagcttgtgtccacatggcagcagctgcctggggcagtggttTGCTCCacgctctgctgcacacggccagtacattttccctacccctctgccaaggcaatgccatAAACCAGTTCTTCTGCGAAATatcccagatcctcaagctctcctctTCAGATGACTACCTGAGGGAATCTGGGCTTCTTGTGTTTAgtcttgcctttgcttttggatgttttgttttcattgtgctgtcctacgtgcagatcttcagggccgtgctgaggatcccctctgagcagggacggcacaaagccttttccatgtgcctccctcacctggccgtcgTCTCCCTGTTCATTAGCAGTTGTATgattgcctacctgaagcccccctccgtCTCTTCCCCAGCTCTGGACCTGGTGGTGGCAGTTCTCTACTCGGTGGTGCCtgcagcagtgaaccccctcatctacagcatgaggaaccaggagctgaAGGATGCCCTGAGCAAACTGATTCAATGGgttcaccttcagcagcagtaA
- the LOC134509611 gene encoding olfactory receptor 14A16-like produces MSNVSCTIEFVLLAFADMRELQLLHFGLFLAIYLAALLGNGLIIGAVACDHHLHTPMYFFLLNLSLLDLGSISTTVPKSMANSLWDTRVISYCRCAAQVFWFLVFVSSEYYLLTVMAYDRYVAICKPLHYGTLMDSRACIKMAAAAWGGGFLNAVIHTGNTFSLPLCQGNAVGQFFCEIPQLLKLSCSDSYVRKAGFTVVSLCVACGCFLFLVLSYVQIFRAVLRIPSEQGRHKAFSTCLPHLAVVSLFAISAMFAYLKPPSISSPSLDLVVAVLYAVVPPTANPLIYSMRNQELKEALKRLIHCLLLQQE; encoded by the coding sequence ATGTCCAACGTCAGCTGCACCATCGAGTTCGttctcctggcatttgcagacatgcgggagctgcagctcttgcacttcgggctcttcctggccatctacctggctgccctcctgggcaacggcctcatcatcggcgctgtagcctgtgaccaccacctccacacccccatgtacttcttcctcctcaacctctccctccttgatctgggctccatctccaccactgtccccaaatccatggccaactccctctgggacaccagggttATTTCCTACTGTAGATGCGCTGCCCAGGTCTTTTGGTTTCTCGTCTTTGTTTCTTCAGAATActatcttctcaccgtcatggcctatgaccgctacgttgccatctgcaaacccctgcactacgggaccctcatGGACAGCCGAGCTTGCATcaaaatggcagcagctgcctggggtggTGGTTTCCTCAACGCGGTGATTCACACTGGAAACACATTTTCactacccctctgccaaggcaatgctgtgggccagttcttctgtgaaatcccccagctcctcaagctctcctgctcggACTCCTATGTCAGGAAAGCTGGGTTTACTGTGGTCAGTCTTTGTGTAGCTTGTGggtgttttctgttccttgtcctgtcctatgtgcagatcttcagggccgtgctgaggatcccctctgagcaggggcggcacaaagccttttccacctgcctccctcacctggccgtggtctccctgtttgccatctctgccatgtttgcctacctgaagcctcCCTCCATCTCGTCCCCTTCCCTAGATCTGGTGGTGGCTGTTCTGTATGCAGTGGTGCCTCCCACAgcgaaccccctcatctacagcatgaggaaccaggagctcaaggaggcaCTAAAGAGACTCATCCACTGTCTGCTGTTGCAGCAGGAATAA
- the LOC134509586 gene encoding guanylate-binding protein 1-like isoform X2: MAFTFASDSLPFPEEGGGAGPGHRTKAGRSQAAAKLLQPRAGDEDDGGEVQAQGTGQRRAGARLQQSSCSPGQATRRRLLSRLCLLSAMASEIHVPEPVCLIENTRTKGLVVQQEALQVLSGITQPVVVVAITGLYRTGKSYLMNRLACQRKGFSLGSGVQSHTRGIWMWCVPHPCKPGHTLVLLDTEGLGNVEKGDMKNDMWIFVLTMLLSSTLIYNSKGTIDQQAVDQLHYVMKLTEQVKLKAAPEQSEDELEDSENVAPIFPTFVWTVRDFTLQLEVDGKEISEDEYLENALKLKAGSSPETQRYNQPRECICRFFRDRKCFVFYQPAHRRDLVRLEELQDDEIDCEFREQVEKFCSHIWEKSPPKTIPCGRTITGTLLGKLAESYVETIRSGAVPCLESAVLALAKTVNAAAVKEAVTLYQDLMERRVKLPTETVQELLDLHTQCERETLELFQKQAFEEEICSFLADLTCQVEAIKDKFCRDNEQASREKCEAALRDLFQDLDRKITDGVYNVPGGHQLFEGDQQALLEKYGELPGKGVMADAVLQEFLQRREALDKNILNIDLALEKKDKELKDVQQQYEKAQQEWDARWKQEAEDKQKLQDKLHSTEEEVARLRKKLEDQPKKRREEHPKTSKRKSKEESSCSNGGFGGSGGPFGRGPGPFGGNGGPFGWGSGHSGGSGQEQGYGNNNCNWWKFFKRLLRCFSYVFTLIMAFRWR; the protein is encoded by the exons ATGGCTTTCACTTTCGCCTCTGACTCACTTCCTTTCCCGGAAGAGGGGGGAGGTgcaggcccagggcacaggacaaaggcgggcaggagccaggctgcagcaaagctcttgcagcccagggcaggcgacGAAGACGACG GAGGGGAGGTgcaggcccagggcacaggacaaaggcgggcaggagccaggctgcagcaaagctcttgcagcccagggcaggcgacAAGACGACG tctcctctccaggctgtgtTTGCTGTCAGCGATGGCATCTGAAATCCACGTGCCGGAGCCCGTGTGCCTCATTGAGAACACGCGGACGAAGGGGCTGGTGGTCCAGCAGGAGGCCCTGCAGGTGCTGTCAGGGATCACCCAgcccgtggtggtggtggccatcacAGGGCTGTACCGCACTGGCAAGTCCTACCTCATGAACAGGCTGGCTTGTCAGAGGAAAG GTTTCTCCTTGGGCAGTGGTGTGCAGTCCCACACCAGAGGTATCTGGATGTGGTGTGTACCTCACCCGTGCAAGCCTGGACACACTCTGGTGCTGCTGGACACGGAAGGGCTGGGCAACGTGGAGAAG GGTGACATGAAGAACGACATGTGGATCTTTGTGCTAACcatgctgctctccagcaccCTGATCTACAACAGCAAAGGCACCATTGACCAGCAAGCCGTGGACCAGCTGCA CTATGTGATGAAGCTGACTGAGCAGGTCAAGTTGAAAGCAGCACCCGAGCAGAGCGAAGATGAACTGGAGGATTCAGAAAACGTTGCCCCCATCTTCCCGACTTTTGTGTGGACGGTCCGGGACTTCAcactgcagctggaggtggaTGGGAAGGAAATCTCTGAGGACGAATACTTGGAGAATGCACTCAAGTTAAAGGCTG GGAGCAGCCCAGAGACCCAACGCTACAACCAGCCCCGGGAATGCATCTGCCGGTTCTTTCGGGATCGcaagtgctttgttttttacCAGCCGGCCCACAGGAGGGACCTGGTTCGCTTGGAGGAGCTTCAGGACGATGAGATCGATTGTGAATTCCGGGAGCAGGTGGAGAAATTCTGCAGCCACATCTGGGAAAAGTCTCCGCCTAAGACCATCCCTTGCGGCCGCACCATAACAGGGACCC tgctggggaaaCTGGCAGAGAGCTACGTGGAGACCATCCGGAGCGGGGCAGTGCCGTGCCTGGAGAGCGCGGTGCTCGCCCTGGCAAAGACTGTAAATGCAGCGGCAGTGAAAGAGGCTGTGACGTTGTACCAGGACCTGATGGAGCGGCGAGTGAAGCTGCCGACGGAGACGGTTCAGGAGCTGCTGGATCTGCACACCCAGTGCGAGCGGGAGACGCTGGAGCTGTTCCAGAAACAGGCGTTCGAGGAGGAGATCTGCTCTTTCCTGGCAGATCTTACA TGCCAGGTGGAGGCAATCAAGGACAAGTTCTGCAGGGACAACGAGCAGGCGTCCCGTGAGAAGTGCGAGGCCGCGCTCAGGGACCTCTTCCAGGACTTGGACAGAAAAATCACCGATGGTGTCTACAATGTGCCGGGGGGTCACCAGCTGTTCGAAGGAGACCAGCAGGCGCTGTTGGAGAAATATGGGGAACTGCCTGGCAAGGGGGTGATG GCTGATGCCGTCCTGCAGGAGTTCCTCCAACGCAGAGAGGCTCTGGACAAGAACATCCTCAACATAGACCTCGCCCTGGAAAAGAAGGACAAGGAGCTGAAAG ATGTGCAACAGCAGTATGAGAAGGCTCAGCAGGAGTGGGATGCCCGGTGGAAGCAGGAGGCTGAAGACAAGCAGAAGTTGCAGGACAAGTTGCACAGCACTGAAGAAGAGGTGGCTCGTCTGAGAAAGAAGCTGGAGGATCAGCCTAAGAAGCGGCGGGAGGAGCACCCAAAGACCAGCAAACGTAAATCGAAG GAAGAGAGCAGCTGTTCCAATGGTGGCTTCGGTGGGAGTGGTGGCCCCTTTGGACGGGGTCCGGGACCCTTTGGTGGTAACGGAGGCCCCTTTGGATGGGGTTCGGGACACTCTGGAGGCTCTGGACAGGAGCAGGGATATGGCAATAATAACTGCAACTGGTGGAAATTCTTCAAGCGACTATTGAGGTGTTTTTCTTATGTGTTTACGCTGATTATGGCATTCCGCTGGAGGTAA
- the LOC134509586 gene encoding guanylate-binding protein 1-like isoform X1 — MAFTFASDSLPFPEEGGGAGPGHRTKAGRSQAAAKLLQPRAGDEDDGIGGEVQAQGTGQRRAGARLQQSSCSPGQATRRRLLSRLCLLSAMASEIHVPEPVCLIENTRTKGLVVQQEALQVLSGITQPVVVVAITGLYRTGKSYLMNRLACQRKGFSLGSGVQSHTRGIWMWCVPHPCKPGHTLVLLDTEGLGNVEKGDMKNDMWIFVLTMLLSSTLIYNSKGTIDQQAVDQLHYVMKLTEQVKLKAAPEQSEDELEDSENVAPIFPTFVWTVRDFTLQLEVDGKEISEDEYLENALKLKAGSSPETQRYNQPRECICRFFRDRKCFVFYQPAHRRDLVRLEELQDDEIDCEFREQVEKFCSHIWEKSPPKTIPCGRTITGTLLGKLAESYVETIRSGAVPCLESAVLALAKTVNAAAVKEAVTLYQDLMERRVKLPTETVQELLDLHTQCERETLELFQKQAFEEEICSFLADLTCQVEAIKDKFCRDNEQASREKCEAALRDLFQDLDRKITDGVYNVPGGHQLFEGDQQALLEKYGELPGKGVMADAVLQEFLQRREALDKNILNIDLALEKKDKELKDVQQQYEKAQQEWDARWKQEAEDKQKLQDKLHSTEEEVARLRKKLEDQPKKRREEHPKTSKRKSKEESSCSNGGFGGSGGPFGRGPGPFGGNGGPFGWGSGHSGGSGQEQGYGNNNCNWWKFFKRLLRCFSYVFTLIMAFRWR, encoded by the exons ATGGCTTTCACTTTCGCCTCTGACTCACTTCCTTTCCCGGAAGAGGGGGGAGGTgcaggcccagggcacaggacaaaggcgggcaggagccaggctgcagcaaagctcttgcagcccagggcaggcgacGAAGACGACG GAATAGGAGGGGAGGTgcaggcccagggcacaggacaaaggcgggcaggagccaggctgcagcaaagctcttgcagcccagggcaggcgacAAGACGACG tctcctctccaggctgtgtTTGCTGTCAGCGATGGCATCTGAAATCCACGTGCCGGAGCCCGTGTGCCTCATTGAGAACACGCGGACGAAGGGGCTGGTGGTCCAGCAGGAGGCCCTGCAGGTGCTGTCAGGGATCACCCAgcccgtggtggtggtggccatcacAGGGCTGTACCGCACTGGCAAGTCCTACCTCATGAACAGGCTGGCTTGTCAGAGGAAAG GTTTCTCCTTGGGCAGTGGTGTGCAGTCCCACACCAGAGGTATCTGGATGTGGTGTGTACCTCACCCGTGCAAGCCTGGACACACTCTGGTGCTGCTGGACACGGAAGGGCTGGGCAACGTGGAGAAG GGTGACATGAAGAACGACATGTGGATCTTTGTGCTAACcatgctgctctccagcaccCTGATCTACAACAGCAAAGGCACCATTGACCAGCAAGCCGTGGACCAGCTGCA CTATGTGATGAAGCTGACTGAGCAGGTCAAGTTGAAAGCAGCACCCGAGCAGAGCGAAGATGAACTGGAGGATTCAGAAAACGTTGCCCCCATCTTCCCGACTTTTGTGTGGACGGTCCGGGACTTCAcactgcagctggaggtggaTGGGAAGGAAATCTCTGAGGACGAATACTTGGAGAATGCACTCAAGTTAAAGGCTG GGAGCAGCCCAGAGACCCAACGCTACAACCAGCCCCGGGAATGCATCTGCCGGTTCTTTCGGGATCGcaagtgctttgttttttacCAGCCGGCCCACAGGAGGGACCTGGTTCGCTTGGAGGAGCTTCAGGACGATGAGATCGATTGTGAATTCCGGGAGCAGGTGGAGAAATTCTGCAGCCACATCTGGGAAAAGTCTCCGCCTAAGACCATCCCTTGCGGCCGCACCATAACAGGGACCC tgctggggaaaCTGGCAGAGAGCTACGTGGAGACCATCCGGAGCGGGGCAGTGCCGTGCCTGGAGAGCGCGGTGCTCGCCCTGGCAAAGACTGTAAATGCAGCGGCAGTGAAAGAGGCTGTGACGTTGTACCAGGACCTGATGGAGCGGCGAGTGAAGCTGCCGACGGAGACGGTTCAGGAGCTGCTGGATCTGCACACCCAGTGCGAGCGGGAGACGCTGGAGCTGTTCCAGAAACAGGCGTTCGAGGAGGAGATCTGCTCTTTCCTGGCAGATCTTACA TGCCAGGTGGAGGCAATCAAGGACAAGTTCTGCAGGGACAACGAGCAGGCGTCCCGTGAGAAGTGCGAGGCCGCGCTCAGGGACCTCTTCCAGGACTTGGACAGAAAAATCACCGATGGTGTCTACAATGTGCCGGGGGGTCACCAGCTGTTCGAAGGAGACCAGCAGGCGCTGTTGGAGAAATATGGGGAACTGCCTGGCAAGGGGGTGATG GCTGATGCCGTCCTGCAGGAGTTCCTCCAACGCAGAGAGGCTCTGGACAAGAACATCCTCAACATAGACCTCGCCCTGGAAAAGAAGGACAAGGAGCTGAAAG ATGTGCAACAGCAGTATGAGAAGGCTCAGCAGGAGTGGGATGCCCGGTGGAAGCAGGAGGCTGAAGACAAGCAGAAGTTGCAGGACAAGTTGCACAGCACTGAAGAAGAGGTGGCTCGTCTGAGAAAGAAGCTGGAGGATCAGCCTAAGAAGCGGCGGGAGGAGCACCCAAAGACCAGCAAACGTAAATCGAAG GAAGAGAGCAGCTGTTCCAATGGTGGCTTCGGTGGGAGTGGTGGCCCCTTTGGACGGGGTCCGGGACCCTTTGGTGGTAACGGAGGCCCCTTTGGATGGGGTTCGGGACACTCTGGAGGCTCTGGACAGGAGCAGGGATATGGCAATAATAACTGCAACTGGTGGAAATTCTTCAAGCGACTATTGAGGTGTTTTTCTTATGTGTTTACGCTGATTATGGCATTCCGCTGGAGGTAA
- the LOC134509586 gene encoding guanylate-binding protein 1-like isoform X3, whose translation MASEIHVPEPVCLIENTRTKGLVVQQEALQVLSGITQPVVVVAITGLYRTGKSYLMNRLACQRKGFSLGSGVQSHTRGIWMWCVPHPCKPGHTLVLLDTEGLGNVEKGDMKNDMWIFVLTMLLSSTLIYNSKGTIDQQAVDQLHYVMKLTEQVKLKAAPEQSEDELEDSENVAPIFPTFVWTVRDFTLQLEVDGKEISEDEYLENALKLKAGSSPETQRYNQPRECICRFFRDRKCFVFYQPAHRRDLVRLEELQDDEIDCEFREQVEKFCSHIWEKSPPKTIPCGRTITGTLLGKLAESYVETIRSGAVPCLESAVLALAKTVNAAAVKEAVTLYQDLMERRVKLPTETVQELLDLHTQCERETLELFQKQAFEEEICSFLADLTCQVEAIKDKFCRDNEQASREKCEAALRDLFQDLDRKITDGVYNVPGGHQLFEGDQQALLEKYGELPGKGVMADAVLQEFLQRREALDKNILNIDLALEKKDKELKDVQQQYEKAQQEWDARWKQEAEDKQKLQDKLHSTEEEVARLRKKLEDQPKKRREEHPKTSKRKSKEESSCSNGGFGGSGGPFGRGPGPFGGNGGPFGWGSGHSGGSGQEQGYGNNNCNWWKFFKRLLRCFSYVFTLIMAFRWR comes from the exons ATGGCATCTGAAATCCACGTGCCGGAGCCCGTGTGCCTCATTGAGAACACGCGGACGAAGGGGCTGGTGGTCCAGCAGGAGGCCCTGCAGGTGCTGTCAGGGATCACCCAgcccgtggtggtggtggccatcacAGGGCTGTACCGCACTGGCAAGTCCTACCTCATGAACAGGCTGGCTTGTCAGAGGAAAG GTTTCTCCTTGGGCAGTGGTGTGCAGTCCCACACCAGAGGTATCTGGATGTGGTGTGTACCTCACCCGTGCAAGCCTGGACACACTCTGGTGCTGCTGGACACGGAAGGGCTGGGCAACGTGGAGAAG GGTGACATGAAGAACGACATGTGGATCTTTGTGCTAACcatgctgctctccagcaccCTGATCTACAACAGCAAAGGCACCATTGACCAGCAAGCCGTGGACCAGCTGCA CTATGTGATGAAGCTGACTGAGCAGGTCAAGTTGAAAGCAGCACCCGAGCAGAGCGAAGATGAACTGGAGGATTCAGAAAACGTTGCCCCCATCTTCCCGACTTTTGTGTGGACGGTCCGGGACTTCAcactgcagctggaggtggaTGGGAAGGAAATCTCTGAGGACGAATACTTGGAGAATGCACTCAAGTTAAAGGCTG GGAGCAGCCCAGAGACCCAACGCTACAACCAGCCCCGGGAATGCATCTGCCGGTTCTTTCGGGATCGcaagtgctttgttttttacCAGCCGGCCCACAGGAGGGACCTGGTTCGCTTGGAGGAGCTTCAGGACGATGAGATCGATTGTGAATTCCGGGAGCAGGTGGAGAAATTCTGCAGCCACATCTGGGAAAAGTCTCCGCCTAAGACCATCCCTTGCGGCCGCACCATAACAGGGACCC tgctggggaaaCTGGCAGAGAGCTACGTGGAGACCATCCGGAGCGGGGCAGTGCCGTGCCTGGAGAGCGCGGTGCTCGCCCTGGCAAAGACTGTAAATGCAGCGGCAGTGAAAGAGGCTGTGACGTTGTACCAGGACCTGATGGAGCGGCGAGTGAAGCTGCCGACGGAGACGGTTCAGGAGCTGCTGGATCTGCACACCCAGTGCGAGCGGGAGACGCTGGAGCTGTTCCAGAAACAGGCGTTCGAGGAGGAGATCTGCTCTTTCCTGGCAGATCTTACA TGCCAGGTGGAGGCAATCAAGGACAAGTTCTGCAGGGACAACGAGCAGGCGTCCCGTGAGAAGTGCGAGGCCGCGCTCAGGGACCTCTTCCAGGACTTGGACAGAAAAATCACCGATGGTGTCTACAATGTGCCGGGGGGTCACCAGCTGTTCGAAGGAGACCAGCAGGCGCTGTTGGAGAAATATGGGGAACTGCCTGGCAAGGGGGTGATG GCTGATGCCGTCCTGCAGGAGTTCCTCCAACGCAGAGAGGCTCTGGACAAGAACATCCTCAACATAGACCTCGCCCTGGAAAAGAAGGACAAGGAGCTGAAAG ATGTGCAACAGCAGTATGAGAAGGCTCAGCAGGAGTGGGATGCCCGGTGGAAGCAGGAGGCTGAAGACAAGCAGAAGTTGCAGGACAAGTTGCACAGCACTGAAGAAGAGGTGGCTCGTCTGAGAAAGAAGCTGGAGGATCAGCCTAAGAAGCGGCGGGAGGAGCACCCAAAGACCAGCAAACGTAAATCGAAG GAAGAGAGCAGCTGTTCCAATGGTGGCTTCGGTGGGAGTGGTGGCCCCTTTGGACGGGGTCCGGGACCCTTTGGTGGTAACGGAGGCCCCTTTGGATGGGGTTCGGGACACTCTGGAGGCTCTGGACAGGAGCAGGGATATGGCAATAATAACTGCAACTGGTGGAAATTCTTCAAGCGACTATTGAGGTGTTTTTCTTATGTGTTTACGCTGATTATGGCATTCCGCTGGAGGTAA